A genomic window from Providencia alcalifaciens includes:
- a CDS encoding inverse autotransporter beta domain-containing protein: MFFGINRYSIKSFQMRLLLSILLPASIMPVGSVFANGLADKEERKKLNQMRTFHSAFEVLSAEDEIDNSSTHSVKTTDKNTTGNRLINEQDSQIQNWLSRTAPDFFVAMNTESAEAYLSRQAKNMAISEASSAVESWLNQFGTAQIGVQPGKKLSQSTVSADMLLPLYQSPDWLVFTQFGGRNLDGRTTLNLGAGVRRFSDQWMYGVNTFYDIDVTGNNRRAGIGGELWSDYLHLSANGYLRLNSWHQSRDFADYDERPANGFDIAASGWLPSYPQLGGKLKYEQYFGDEVALKGKDSRSKAPKAMTVGVNYTPFPLVTFGADWRKGKGTDELQLQAQLNYSFGVPWKDQISSAAVANLRTLPSNRMALVERNNHIVLEYQKQELISLILPQVIRGRGASLQLVNAILKAKYGADRVEWGMLTEFSAKGGKTQSVGKSLTAWQMRLPTWQAGSTNTYTLSARAWDGKGNASKLVYVKVIVDAGLSTRHSSLTVGAGTLNVSESDTLTLTVRDDQNAPMTGLASAIQLPFTFTTHKGGPSLPSSQSGVKLAALKEAAPGVYTTAITAGNLPGTLTFNPQVEGISMAPMVVEVMAAPLGIQIFRNGTVMKGSPVVGDVLTATPDCRVNCILPTAWQWEVETTQGSGQYQAINGATAMTYTVTADMQKRKLRVTAQ; this comes from the coding sequence ATGTTTTTTGGTATTAACCGCTACAGCATCAAATCATTTCAGATGCGTTTATTACTTTCCATTTTACTACCCGCATCCATCATGCCAGTCGGCTCAGTATTTGCTAACGGATTGGCGGATAAGGAGGAACGGAAAAAACTAAATCAAATGCGTACATTCCATAGCGCTTTTGAAGTTCTATCTGCTGAAGATGAAATTGATAATTCGAGTACACACTCTGTAAAGACAACAGACAAAAATACGACCGGAAACAGATTGATTAACGAACAGGATAGCCAGATACAAAATTGGTTGTCTCGTACGGCCCCTGACTTTTTTGTGGCGATGAATACAGAAAGTGCCGAAGCGTACCTTTCCAGACAGGCCAAGAATATGGCAATTAGCGAGGCCTCATCCGCAGTGGAAAGTTGGCTGAATCAGTTTGGTACTGCCCAGATTGGCGTACAGCCAGGAAAGAAGTTATCACAGAGTACCGTATCTGCTGACATGCTGTTACCGCTATATCAGAGCCCTGACTGGCTGGTATTTACCCAGTTCGGTGGTCGGAACCTTGATGGCCGTACCACCTTGAATTTAGGCGCTGGGGTTCGCCGATTCAGTGACCAATGGATGTATGGTGTAAACACTTTTTACGATATTGATGTTACCGGTAACAATCGTCGGGCGGGTATTGGGGGCGAGTTATGGTCCGATTATCTGCATTTATCTGCCAATGGTTATCTGCGACTCAATAGCTGGCATCAGTCACGGGACTTTGCTGATTACGATGAACGACCAGCCAACGGGTTTGATATAGCCGCCAGTGGCTGGTTACCGTCTTATCCGCAGCTCGGCGGAAAACTGAAATACGAACAATATTTCGGGGATGAAGTGGCACTGAAAGGCAAAGATAGCCGCAGTAAGGCACCAAAAGCGATGACGGTGGGGGTGAATTATACGCCTTTCCCATTAGTCACTTTCGGTGCTGATTGGCGCAAAGGAAAGGGAACGGATGAGCTTCAGCTTCAGGCGCAGCTTAACTATTCATTCGGTGTGCCTTGGAAGGATCAAATCTCATCCGCTGCGGTGGCGAACCTGCGTACACTCCCGAGCAATCGGATGGCACTGGTTGAGCGTAATAACCACATCGTACTTGAGTATCAAAAACAAGAGCTTATTAGCCTGATTCTGCCGCAAGTAATCCGCGGTCGTGGCGCTAGCCTACAGTTAGTGAACGCGATTTTGAAAGCAAAATACGGTGCTGATCGCGTGGAATGGGGAATGCTGACAGAATTTTCAGCTAAAGGTGGGAAAACGCAGTCTGTTGGTAAAAGTTTGACTGCTTGGCAGATGCGCTTACCTACTTGGCAAGCGGGTTCAACCAATACTTATACCTTGAGCGCGAGAGCATGGGATGGAAAGGGGAATGCGTCAAAACTAGTCTATGTAAAGGTCATTGTAGATGCAGGGCTTTCTACCCGCCACTCCAGCCTGACGGTAGGCGCAGGCACATTGAATGTTTCTGAGTCTGACACATTGACTTTGACAGTGCGAGATGACCAAAACGCACCGATGACGGGATTGGCTTCAGCTATTCAGCTGCCATTTACCTTTACGACGCACAAAGGTGGACCATCCCTGCCGTCTTCACAAAGTGGCGTTAAGTTGGCTGCATTGAAAGAAGCGGCACCTGGAGTTTACACCACCGCAATAACCGCCGGAAATCTTCCCGGTACCCTCACTTTTAATCCACAGGTAGAGGGGATCAGTATGGCTCCGATGGTGGTAGAAGTGATGGCTGCACCATTGGGAATACAAATATTTCGTAACGGCACTGTCATGAAAGGGAGTCCCGTGGTTGGCGATGTTCTAACAGCCACACCTGATTGCCGAGTTAACTGCATTCTACCGACTGCTTGGCAGTGGGAAGTGGAGACAACTCAAGGGTCAGGACAGTATCAGGCAATAAACGGCGCTACCGCCATGACATACACCGTTACAGCAGACATGCAAAAGCGCAAGCTGCGCGTAACAGCACAATAA
- the accA gene encoding acetyl-CoA carboxylase carboxyl transferase subunit alpha gives MSLDFLDFEQPIAELEAKIDSLTAVSRQDNNLEVNLDEEVARLREKSVELTRKIFSDLGAWQIAKLARHPRRPYSLDYISRIFTDYQELAGDRAYADDKAIIGGLARLDGRPVMVIGHQKGRETKEKIRRNFGMPAPEGYRKALRLMEMAERFKLPIITFIDTPGAYPGVGAEERGQSEAIARNLREMSRLSVPVICTVIGEGGSGGALAIGVGDKVNMLQYSTYSVISPEGCASILWKSADKAPLAADAMGITAPRLKELKLIDSVIPEPLGGAHRNYDEIAESLKAQITQDLNELETLDEEALKNRRYQRLMGYGYC, from the coding sequence ATGAGTCTGGACTTTCTTGATTTTGAACAGCCGATTGCTGAATTAGAGGCGAAAATCGATTCCCTAACTGCAGTTAGCCGTCAAGATAACAACTTAGAAGTCAACCTAGATGAAGAGGTTGCCCGTTTACGTGAAAAAAGTGTTGAACTGACACGTAAGATTTTCTCTGATCTGGGGGCTTGGCAAATTGCTAAACTCGCTCGTCACCCACGTCGTCCATACTCTTTGGACTACATTTCCCGTATTTTTACAGATTACCAAGAATTAGCAGGTGATCGCGCGTATGCCGATGACAAAGCGATTATTGGTGGTTTAGCTCGTTTGGATGGGCGTCCTGTGATGGTTATTGGCCATCAAAAAGGCCGTGAAACGAAAGAGAAAATTCGCCGTAACTTTGGTATGCCGGCACCAGAAGGCTACCGTAAAGCACTGCGTCTGATGGAAATGGCTGAACGTTTCAAGCTGCCAATTATTACATTCATCGATACTCCAGGTGCATACCCAGGAGTGGGTGCAGAAGAACGTGGTCAATCAGAAGCGATCGCACGTAACTTACGTGAAATGTCTCGCTTATCCGTTCCTGTGATCTGTACTGTGATCGGTGAAGGCGGTTCAGGTGGCGCATTAGCGATTGGCGTGGGTGATAAAGTGAATATGCTGCAATACAGCACCTATTCCGTTATCTCACCAGAAGGTTGTGCATCTATTCTGTGGAAAAGTGCCGATAAAGCACCATTAGCGGCTGACGCGATGGGGATTACGGCGCCTCGCTTAAAAGAGCTGAAACTGATTGATAGCGTGATCCCTGAACCTCTGGGCGGCGCACATCGTAATTACGATGAAATCGCAGAATCTCTGAAAGCACAAATCACGCAAGACTTGAATGAGTTAGAAACTCTGGATGAAGAAGCACTGAAAAATCGTCGTTATCAACGTCTGATGGGATATGGTTACTGCTAA
- the dnaE gene encoding DNA polymerase III subunit alpha, translating into MASPRFIHLRVHSDYSMIDGLAKTGPLVKKVAAMGMPAFAITDFTNLCGLVKFYGAAHGAGIKPIIGADFYMESEQLGDEVAHLTVLARNNEGYQNLTLLISEAYQKGYGAIGPTIHRDWLVKHKEGLILLSGGRKGDVGQFLLRGNQALVDESVAFYQTHFPDAYYLELIRTGRPDEESYLHAAVELATQRGLPVVATNEVCFIESSDFDAHEIRVAIHDGFTLADPKRPKNYSPQQYLRTEEEMCELFADIPEALENSVEIAKRCNVTIRLGEYFLPKFPTGDMETEDFLVMRSKEGLEERLKFLFPDEKVRAEKRPEYDERLEIELNVINQMGFPGYFLIVMEFIQWSKDNGVPVGPGRGSGAGSLVAYALKITDLDPLELDLLFERFLNPERVSMPDFDVDFCMEKRDQVIDHVAQMYGRDAVSQIITFGTMAAKAVIRDVGRVLGHPYGFVDRISKLVPPDPGMTLEKAFEVEPQLPEIYEADEEVKALIDMARKLEGVTRNAGKHAGGVVIAPTKITDFAPLYCDAEGNNPVTQFDKNDVEYAGLVKFDFLGLRTLTIINWALEMINARRAKKDLEPIDIAAIPLQDKKSFDMLQRSETTAVFQLESRGMKDLIKRLQPDCFEDMIALVALFRPGPLQSGMVDNFIDRKHGREEISYPDVNWQHESLKPVLEPTYGIILYQEQVMQIAQVLAGYTLGGADMLRRAMGKKKPEEMAKQRSVFEEGSIKNGVDGELSMKIFDLVEKFAGYGFNKSHSAAYALVSYQTLWLKAHYPAEFMAAVMTADMDNTEKVVGLVDECWRMGLKVLPPDINSGLYHFHVNDEGEIVYGIGAIKGVGEGPIEAIIEARQQGGIFKEIFDLCARVDIKKINRRVMEKLIMAGAFDHLGPHRAALMSSLEDALKAADQHAKAEAIGQGDMFGVLAEAPEQVESSYASVPKWPEQVVLEGERETLGLYLTGHPITRYLSEIERYTNGLRLKDVNPTPRGQVTTVVGLVLSAKVITTKRGNRIGICTLDDRSGRLDIMLFSDALDKYQHMLEKDNILIATGQVSFDDFNGGNKMTVRELMDIGEAREKYARGLAISLSDKQINDQLLNRLRNALEPHRSGTIPVHLYYQKDDARAKLKFGVVWRVTPVDPLLNDLRTLLGSEQVELEFD; encoded by the coding sequence ATGGCTTCTCCTCGTTTTATTCATCTACGTGTTCACAGTGACTACTCCATGATTGATGGGCTGGCAAAAACCGGTCCATTAGTGAAAAAAGTCGCCGCCATGGGCATGCCTGCATTTGCTATCACAGATTTTACTAACCTTTGTGGGTTAGTGAAGTTTTATGGTGCGGCTCATGGTGCGGGTATCAAGCCGATCATTGGTGCTGATTTTTATATGGAAAGTGAGCAACTTGGTGATGAGGTTGCGCACTTAACAGTTCTGGCTCGCAATAACGAAGGCTATCAAAACCTCACCTTACTCATCTCTGAAGCTTACCAAAAAGGTTATGGTGCAATTGGGCCTACTATTCACCGGGACTGGCTTGTCAAACATAAAGAAGGTTTGATCTTACTATCAGGTGGTCGAAAAGGGGATGTGGGGCAGTTTTTACTTCGCGGTAACCAAGCACTCGTGGATGAGAGTGTAGCTTTTTACCAAACTCATTTTCCTGATGCTTACTATCTTGAACTTATTCGTACAGGGCGACCTGATGAAGAAAGCTACCTACATGCCGCTGTCGAATTGGCAACTCAGCGTGGCCTGCCTGTTGTAGCAACCAACGAGGTCTGTTTCATTGAAAGTAGCGACTTTGATGCTCATGAAATTCGCGTCGCTATTCATGATGGATTCACGTTAGCCGATCCGAAGCGTCCAAAAAATTATAGTCCTCAGCAATACTTACGTACTGAAGAAGAGATGTGCGAGCTGTTTGCCGACATCCCTGAAGCATTAGAAAATAGTGTAGAGATTGCTAAGCGCTGTAACGTCACTATTCGTCTTGGTGAATATTTCCTACCCAAATTCCCGACAGGGGATATGGAAACGGAAGACTTTTTGGTCATGCGTTCAAAAGAAGGCCTGGAAGAACGTCTCAAATTCCTATTCCCAGATGAGAAAGTCCGAGCAGAAAAACGCCCTGAATATGATGAACGTTTGGAAATCGAACTCAACGTTATTAACCAAATGGGATTCCCCGGCTACTTCTTGATCGTGATGGAGTTTATCCAGTGGTCAAAAGATAACGGCGTTCCTGTTGGTCCGGGGCGAGGCTCAGGTGCGGGTTCTTTAGTGGCTTATGCACTAAAAATCACTGACTTAGACCCACTTGAACTTGATTTACTGTTCGAGCGTTTTTTGAACCCTGAGCGGGTTTCAATGCCAGACTTTGACGTTGACTTTTGCATGGAAAAACGTGATCAAGTCATTGATCATGTTGCTCAAATGTATGGGCGAGATGCGGTATCTCAGATTATTACCTTTGGTACGATGGCAGCAAAAGCTGTTATTCGTGACGTGGGACGCGTACTGGGACACCCTTATGGTTTCGTTGACCGAATTTCTAAACTCGTTCCCCCTGACCCGGGAATGACCCTTGAAAAAGCTTTTGAAGTGGAACCTCAGTTGCCTGAAATTTATGAAGCAGATGAAGAGGTTAAAGCGCTAATCGATATGGCGCGTAAGCTTGAAGGGGTCACGCGTAACGCCGGTAAGCACGCCGGTGGGGTGGTTATTGCACCGACCAAAATTACGGATTTTGCGCCGCTCTATTGCGATGCAGAAGGTAATAACCCCGTTACACAATTCGATAAAAACGATGTTGAATATGCAGGCTTGGTAAAATTCGACTTCCTAGGTCTGCGTACGCTGACCATTATTAACTGGGCATTGGAGATGATCAATGCTCGTCGAGCCAAGAAAGATTTAGAACCGATTGATATTGCAGCGATTCCTTTACAGGATAAGAAAAGCTTCGATATGTTGCAGCGTTCGGAAACCACGGCGGTATTCCAATTAGAATCTCGAGGAATGAAGGATCTGATTAAACGCCTGCAACCGGACTGTTTTGAAGATATGATCGCTCTGGTAGCCTTATTCCGCCCGGGTCCTCTGCAATCGGGGATGGTAGATAACTTTATCGACCGTAAACATGGTCGTGAAGAGATCTCATATCCTGATGTAAATTGGCAGCACGAATCATTAAAACCTGTTCTAGAGCCAACTTATGGTATTATCCTATACCAAGAACAGGTTATGCAGATTGCTCAGGTTTTAGCAGGTTATACCCTCGGTGGCGCGGATATGTTGCGTCGTGCGATGGGTAAAAAGAAACCCGAAGAGATGGCAAAACAGCGCTCCGTTTTTGAGGAAGGTTCCATCAAAAATGGGGTAGATGGCGAGTTGTCGATGAAAATCTTTGACTTGGTGGAGAAATTCGCCGGTTATGGATTTAACAAATCACACTCCGCTGCCTATGCGTTGGTCTCGTACCAAACATTATGGCTAAAAGCCCACTATCCGGCTGAATTTATGGCTGCAGTAATGACTGCGGATATGGATAACACGGAAAAAGTGGTTGGGCTGGTTGATGAATGTTGGCGTATGGGCTTAAAAGTATTGCCACCAGATATCAATAGTGGGTTATATCACTTCCATGTGAATGATGAAGGTGAGATAGTTTACGGTATCGGCGCCATTAAAGGCGTTGGTGAAGGGCCAATCGAAGCGATTATTGAAGCTCGCCAACAAGGTGGAATTTTTAAAGAAATTTTCGACCTTTGTGCTCGTGTGGATATTAAAAAGATCAACCGCCGTGTGATGGAAAAGCTGATCATGGCAGGGGCATTCGACCATTTAGGGCCTCACCGAGCGGCCTTGATGTCATCCCTTGAAGATGCATTAAAAGCGGCAGATCAGCATGCGAAAGCAGAAGCTATCGGGCAAGGAGATATGTTTGGTGTGCTTGCCGAAGCCCCTGAGCAGGTTGAAAGTTCTTACGCCAGTGTGCCGAAGTGGCCTGAACAAGTCGTGCTAGAAGGTGAGCGCGAAACTTTAGGTCTCTATTTGACAGGTCACCCAATAACGCGATACTTAAGTGAGATAGAGCGTTATACAAATGGTTTGAGATTGAAAGATGTGAACCCAACCCCTCGTGGTCAAGTGACAACTGTGGTAGGTTTAGTGCTCTCTGCCAAAGTGATCACCACCAAACGTGGAAACCGAATTGGGATTTGCACGCTCGATGATCGTTCCGGTCGTCTGGATATTATGTTATTTTCAGATGCGCTGGATAAATACCAACATATGTTGGAAAAAGACAATATTTTAATTGCCACCGGTCAGGTCAGCTTTGATGATTTCAATGGTGGTAATAAAATGACAGTGCGCGAATTGATGGATATCGGTGAAGCAAGGGAAAAGTATGCGCGCGGCCTTGCAATTTCACTGTCCGATAAACAGATTAACGATCAATTACTGAATCGGCTTCGTAATGCGCTTGAACCTCATCGTTCAGGCACGATACCGGTTCACTTGTATTATCAGAAGGATGATGCCAGAGCTAAGCTTAAGTTTGGCGTTGTTTGGCGTGTAACACCCGTGGATCCCCTTCTGAACGACCTTCGAACTCTGCTGGGTAGTGAGCAGGTAGAATTAGAATTTGACTAA
- the rnhB gene encoding ribonuclease HII, which produces MEFIYPKANLIAGVDEVGRGPLVGAVVTAAVILDPNNPIEGLADSKKLSEKKREKLFDEIKEKALCWCIGRAEPEEIDQLNILHATMLAMQRAVEGLSIQPEFVLVDGNRCPKLTMPSQAVVKGDSLVQEISAASILAKVVRDREMVELDKAFPEYGFAKHKGYPTAYHLEKLAEFGATEFHRKSFAPVRRALDIK; this is translated from the coding sequence ATGGAATTTATATACCCAAAAGCCAACTTAATTGCTGGTGTTGATGAAGTGGGGCGTGGGCCTCTTGTCGGTGCTGTAGTGACTGCTGCTGTGATTTTAGATCCCAACAATCCTATTGAAGGGCTTGCGGATTCTAAAAAACTCAGCGAAAAAAAGCGTGAAAAGCTGTTCGATGAGATCAAAGAAAAAGCGCTGTGTTGGTGTATCGGCCGCGCAGAGCCAGAAGAAATCGATCAATTGAATATATTGCATGCCACAATGTTGGCTATGCAAAGAGCGGTTGAAGGTCTTTCTATTCAACCAGAATTCGTCTTAGTGGATGGCAACCGCTGCCCTAAACTGACAATGCCATCACAGGCCGTTGTTAAAGGTGATAGCTTAGTCCAAGAGATCAGCGCAGCCTCAATTCTGGCGAAAGTGGTTCGAGATAGGGAAATGGTTGAGCTTGATAAAGCTTTTCCTGAGTATGGTTTTGCGAAACACAAAGGTTATCCTACCGCGTATCATTTAGAAAAATTAGCTGAGTTTGGCGCTACCGAGTTTCACCGTAAAAGCTTCGCGCCTGTAAGACGTGCGTTAGACATTAAATAG
- the lpxB gene encoding lipid-A-disaccharide synthase, whose translation MVNSNRPLTIGLVAGETSGDILGAGLIRALKQQVPNARFVGVAGPLMQAEGCEAWYEMEELAVMGIVEVLGRLPRLLSIRKDLTQRFTELQPDVFVGIDAPDFNITLEGRLKSKGIKTIHYVSPSVWAWRQKRVFKIGRSTNLVLAFLPFEKAFYDRFDVPCRFIGHTMADSIPLNPDKQAARERLNIPATAKCLALLPGSRHSEVEMLSADFLKTATLLSSHFTDLHIVVPLVNQKRRQQFDEIKQQVAPELNVHILDGQARDAMTAADATLLASGTAALECMLTKCPMVVGYRMKPFTFWLAKRLVKTPYVSLPNLLAGKEIVKELLQEECQPQQLADQLLPLLEGGEQVDALKKTFLQLHQLIRCDADQQAADAVLDLVRK comes from the coding sequence TTGGTGAATAGCAACCGCCCACTTACTATTGGCCTTGTTGCTGGAGAAACCTCCGGTGATATCTTAGGCGCAGGGCTTATCCGCGCCTTAAAACAACAAGTTCCCAATGCCCGTTTTGTCGGTGTTGCAGGCCCACTCATGCAAGCAGAAGGTTGTGAAGCTTGGTATGAAATGGAAGAGCTCGCTGTCATGGGGATTGTTGAAGTCCTTGGCCGTTTACCGCGTTTATTATCCATCCGTAAAGATTTAACTCAGCGTTTTACTGAGTTACAACCTGATGTGTTTGTCGGCATTGATGCGCCTGATTTTAATATCACCCTTGAAGGTCGCTTAAAATCAAAGGGCATTAAAACCATTCATTATGTTAGCCCGTCTGTTTGGGCATGGCGCCAAAAGCGCGTATTCAAAATTGGTCGTTCCACAAATTTAGTTTTGGCATTTCTTCCGTTTGAGAAAGCATTTTATGACCGTTTTGATGTCCCTTGCCGTTTTATCGGGCACACCATGGCGGACTCAATCCCCTTAAACCCTGATAAACAGGCCGCGCGTGAGCGTTTAAATATCCCCGCGACTGCAAAATGTTTAGCCTTGTTACCGGGAAGCCGCCATTCTGAAGTGGAAATGCTCAGTGCTGATTTCTTAAAAACCGCTACACTATTAAGTAGCCACTTTACCGATCTACATATTGTAGTACCTTTGGTAAATCAGAAGCGACGTCAGCAATTCGATGAGATAAAACAACAGGTTGCTCCAGAGTTGAATGTCCATATTCTGGATGGGCAGGCTCGCGATGCAATGACTGCGGCAGATGCGACATTACTCGCTTCGGGCACCGCTGCCTTAGAATGTATGCTAACCAAATGCCCAATGGTAGTCGGTTATCGTATGAAGCCCTTCACATTCTGGCTTGCCAAGCGCTTAGTCAAAACGCCTTATGTTTCTTTGCCAAATTTATTGGCAGGGAAAGAAATCGTGAAAGAATTACTCCAAGAAGAGTGTCAGCCACAGCAACTTGCAGACCAGTTACTTCCATTGTTGGAAGGTGGTGAGCAGGTCGATGCGCTGAAGAAAACTTTCTTACAATTGCATCAATTGATTCGTTGTGATGCTGATCAACAAGCCGCTGATGCTGTATTAGATTTGGTTCGAAAATAA
- the lpxA gene encoding acyl-ACP--UDP-N-acetylglucosamine O-acyltransferase: protein MIDKTAYVHPSSIVEDGAVIGANVRIGPFCYIGANVEIGEGTELKSHVVVNGHTKIGRDNVIFQFASIGEINQDLKYQGEPTRVEIGDRNRIRESVTIHRGTTQGGDLTKIGNDNLLMVNVHIAHDCIIGNRCIIANNGTLGGHVTLGDFAIIGGMTAVHQFCQIGAHVMVGGCSGVAQDVPPYVIAQGNHATPFGLNLEGLKRRGFEKESLHAIRNAYKTLYRSGKSLEEAREEIAEMAKTDEHVKVFSDFLEDSAQSKRGIIR, encoded by the coding sequence ATGATTGACAAAACTGCCTATGTTCATCCCTCATCTATTGTAGAAGATGGAGCTGTTATTGGTGCCAATGTACGCATTGGTCCTTTTTGCTATATCGGCGCTAATGTTGAAATTGGTGAAGGTACTGAGCTGAAATCTCACGTTGTTGTAAACGGACACACGAAAATTGGTCGTGACAATGTTATTTTTCAATTTGCTTCGATTGGTGAAATTAACCAAGACCTGAAATACCAAGGTGAGCCAACTCGCGTTGAGATTGGCGACCGTAACCGCATCCGTGAAAGTGTGACTATCCATCGTGGAACCACTCAAGGCGGTGACCTAACTAAAATTGGTAATGATAATTTACTAATGGTTAACGTCCATATTGCGCATGACTGCATCATTGGTAACCGCTGTATTATCGCGAATAACGGAACGTTAGGTGGTCACGTCACTCTTGGTGATTTCGCTATTATTGGTGGTATGACTGCGGTACATCAATTCTGTCAGATTGGTGCGCATGTAATGGTCGGTGGATGCTCTGGTGTTGCACAAGACGTGCCTCCATACGTTATTGCACAGGGCAACCATGCAACTCCATTTGGTTTAAACCTTGAAGGTTTAAAACGCCGTGGTTTTGAAAAAGAATCTCTGCACGCTATTCGTAACGCATATAAAACGTTATATCGTTCAGGAAAATCTTTAGAAGAAGCGCGTGAAGAAATTGCTGAAATGGCAAAAACTGACGAGCACGTCAAAGTATTTAGTGATTTCTTAGAAGACTCAGCACAATCTAAGCGCGGAATTATTCGTTAA
- the fabZ gene encoding 3-hydroxyacyl-ACP dehydratase FabZ — protein sequence MSDNHTLNIEEILELLPHRYPFLLVDRVLDFEEGKSLRAVKNVSFNEPFFQGHFPSKPIFPGVLILEAMAQATGILAFKSVGKLEPGELYYFAAIDNARFKRPVLPGDQMILEVEFIKERRGVARFKGVAKVDGEVACEAEMMCARRREV from the coding sequence ATGAGTGATAATCATACTCTGAATATAGAAGAAATCTTAGAACTACTTCCGCACCGTTACCCATTCCTTTTGGTTGACCGTGTATTGGATTTTGAAGAAGGTAAATCTTTGCGCGCGGTAAAGAACGTCTCTTTTAACGAGCCATTCTTTCAGGGACATTTCCCTAGCAAACCAATTTTCCCGGGTGTTTTAATTTTAGAAGCAATGGCTCAGGCTACGGGTATCCTTGCGTTTAAAAGCGTAGGCAAGCTTGAACCTGGCGAATTATATTATTTTGCAGCGATTGATAACGCACGCTTTAAACGTCCCGTTCTGCCAGGAGATCAAATGATCCTGGAAGTTGAATTTATCAAAGAACGTCGCGGTGTAGCACGTTTTAAAGGTGTTGCAAAAGTTGATGGAGAAGTGGCCTGCGAAGCAGAAATGATGTGCGCCCGTCGTCGTGAGGTCTGA